TCATGCCTATCTGTTTTGTGGGCCCAGGGGCACGGGGAAGACCAGTACCGGGCGGATTCTGGCCAAGGCGATCAATTGCATCAATAATGGCAAGGGGGAGCCCTGCAATGCCTGTGAGATGTGCCGAGCCGTCACACAGGGCAGCGCATTGGATGTGATAGAAATCGATGCAGCCAGTAACAGGGGCATCGATGACATTCGGGAGCTTCGGGAGAGGGTCAAATTCAGCCCCAACAGCGCTCGATATAAGGTATATATTATTGATGAGGTCCATATGCTTACCACGGATGCCTCAAATGCTCTGCTGAAGACCCTTGAGGAGCCGCCAGCTCATGCGATCTTTGTCCTGGCTACTACTGAACCGCACAAGCTGTTGCCTACCATTCTCTCACGCTGCCAGAGGTTTGATTTCCGGAGGCTCTCTCACAATGCAGTGGTTTCCAAGTTGATGCATATCTGTCAAGGGGAGGGCATCTCTATAGAGCCACAGGGTCTGGGGCTTATTGCCAAGGGCGTTTCCGGCAGTCTTCGTGATGCTGAGAACTTGCTGCAGCAATTGGTTGTCTATTATGGTGACAAGATTGATGTCCGCCAGGTTGAGGATATGCTGGGTGTTACCACTGATTTCAGAATCAGGGAATTGATCGAACACATTGTGAACGGGGATATTACTGCCGGGCTGGCAACCATAAATAGCGTTGTGGGCGATGGACTTGACCTGCTGCAATTCAATCGGGGGTTAGTCGAGTATCTGAGGAATATGCTTTTGGCCAAGTCCGGGGCGGAAGCCTCAGTCGATCTTGCCGTGGAAGATCTGGCCCAGATGAAGACCTTGACGGGCAAGGTGTCGGTAGAAGATATTGTCAAGGCCCTCAAGCTTTTCGGGCAAATTGACCTTCGTTCTAAAGATTACACCTCGTTGCCTCTGGAGCTGGCGCTGGTGGAGTGCATTTTATCCAGAGAGAAGGGAATAGCCGGTGCCGCAGTAGAAAGGGCTACATCGCGTGAGGGGGAGAAGATTTCAGTTCAGTCGACCACGCTTGCTCCCAAAGCTGAACCAGTCGAGAAAGAAGTCTCTTCTACAGCACCGCAGTCTGAGGTTGAGCGCGTCATAAGTCAGTGGAGTGAATTTGTGGATACGCTGCGAGGCGTAGGTTCCGGCGGTAACCTGGATGCCTTCTTGAGAAGTGCTTGTGAACCGGTGGCTGTTGAGGGCGATACCCTGGTACTGGCTTTCTATTACCCCTTTCACAAAGAGAGGATTGAGGATCCGAAGTATTGCAGTATGGTGGAGAGGAAGCTGAGTGAGAAATTTGGCAGTCCCAGTAAGGTACGTTGTATTCTTAGACCAAAGGCTAAGCAGCAAGCCACCGAGGGGCACCTGGTCAAGGCGGCTCTGGAAATGGGTGGCAGGATCACCAGTGTAGTTGAAGGCTCGTCTTTGATGGGAGGAGACAAATGAACAAAAACCTGATGCGCCAAGTCAAGGAGATGCAGGCGAAGTTAGCTAAAGCTCAGGAAGAGCTGGCCAGTGCTCAAGTAGAGGCGAGCGCTGGCGGGGGGGCAGTGACTGTTGTCATTAGCGGGCAACAACAGTTTCTATCAGTCAAGATTTCTCCTGAGGCGGTGGATCCAAAGGATGTTGGTCTTTTGGAAGACCTGGTGCTGGCAGCCATAAATGATGCTATGGAAAAGTCCCAGAAACTGGCTCAGGAACGCCTTGGCGGATTGACGGCAGGTCTCAAGATTCCGGGTCTATAGCGATAGAGATAAGCAGGTTTGGTTTTGGGTATTGAATTTGTTCCTACTGCGCAACCGATGTCCCGCTTGATCGAGGAGCTATACAAGCTGCCGGGTATTGGCCCCAAAAGCGCCCAGCGGTTAGCTTACTTCCTGCTGCGGGCTTCAGAAGAGCAGGCCAGGGCCCTGGCTGAAGCGATTATAGCTGTAAAAGAGAGGGTCATCCTCTGCTCTATCTGCCAGAACATCACTGAGACTGACCCATGTCTTATCTGTGAAGATGGACAGCGGGACCATACCAGCATATGTATTGTGGAAAAGCCCTTAGACATACTGGCTTTGGAGCGTACCCGGAAGTACAACGGTTTATACCATGTCCTGCATGGTGTCCTGTCTCCAATGGAGGGAATTGGCCCTGAGGCCCTCAAGGTAAGGGAGCTTCTGGCCCGTCTTAAGAATGATCTGGTAAAAGAAATCATCTTGGCTACCAACCCCAATTTGGAAGGGGAAGCCACCGCGATGTATATCAGCCGCTTAGTAGCTCCTTTGGGGATAAAG
This DNA window, taken from Chloroflexota bacterium, encodes the following:
- the recR gene encoding recombination mediator RecR; this translates as MSRLIEELYKLPGIGPKSAQRLAYFLLRASEEQARALAEAIIAVKERVILCSICQNITETDPCLICEDGQRDHTSICIVEKPLDILALERTRKYNGLYHVLHGVLSPMEGIGPEALKVRELLARLKNDLVKEIILATNPNLEGEATAMYISRLVAPLGIKVTRLARGLPFGSDLEYADEVTLARALEGRQEF
- the dnaX gene encoding DNA polymerase III subunit gamma/tau; protein product: MAMESKVFYRKWRPQTLAEVVGQEHITRMLRNALESGRVAHAYLFCGPRGTGKTSTGRILAKAINCINNGKGEPCNACEMCRAVTQGSALDVIEIDAASNRGIDDIRELRERVKFSPNSARYKVYIIDEVHMLTTDASNALLKTLEEPPAHAIFVLATTEPHKLLPTILSRCQRFDFRRLSHNAVVSKLMHICQGEGISIEPQGLGLIAKGVSGSLRDAENLLQQLVVYYGDKIDVRQVEDMLGVTTDFRIRELIEHIVNGDITAGLATINSVVGDGLDLLQFNRGLVEYLRNMLLAKSGAEASVDLAVEDLAQMKTLTGKVSVEDIVKALKLFGQIDLRSKDYTSLPLELALVECILSREKGIAGAAVERATSREGEKISVQSTTLAPKAEPVEKEVSSTAPQSEVERVISQWSEFVDTLRGVGSGGNLDAFLRSACEPVAVEGDTLVLAFYYPFHKERIEDPKYCSMVERKLSEKFGSPSKVRCILRPKAKQQATEGHLVKAALEMGGRITSVVEGSSLMGGDK
- a CDS encoding YbaB/EbfC family nucleoid-associated protein: MNKNLMRQVKEMQAKLAKAQEELASAQVEASAGGGAVTVVISGQQQFLSVKISPEAVDPKDVGLLEDLVLAAINDAMEKSQKLAQERLGGLTAGLKIPGL